The following are from one region of the Paramagnetospirillum magnetotacticum MS-1 genome:
- the glnA gene encoding type I glutamate--ammonia ligase yields MSDDVKKVLELIKENDVKYVDFRFTDPRGKWQHTAQHVSTVDADMLNEGIMFDGSSIAGWKSINESDMILKPDASSAVMDPFAAQSQLIINCDIVEPATGQLYDRDPRSIAKRAEAYVKSSGVGDATYFGPEAEFFVFDDVKYELGMNKGYYELRSEDGVEAQGRDFAEGNLGHRPGVKGGYFPVPPVDGHVDMRAEMLTVMGEMGLPIEKHHHEVASSQHELGIKFGSLVQAADWIQIYKYVVHNVAASYGKTATFMPKPIYGDNGSGMHVHQSIWKAGKPLFAGSGYADLSDTALYYIGGIIKHAKAINAFTNPLTNSYKRLIPGFEAPVLLAYSARNRSASCRIPYSASPKGKRVEVRFPDPGANPYLAFSAMLMAGLDGIANKIHPGDPMDKNLYDLPPEELKLVPTVCGSLREALESLRANSDFLCKGDVFSKEFIESYIDLKYEEVYRFEHTPHPVEFQMYYSV; encoded by the coding sequence ATGTCCGACGACGTCAAGAAGGTCCTCGAACTGATCAAGGAAAACGACGTGAAGTACGTCGATTTCCGCTTCACCGATCCGCGCGGCAAGTGGCAGCACACCGCTCAGCATGTGTCCACCGTGGACGCCGACATGCTGAACGAAGGCATCATGTTCGACGGTTCGTCGATCGCCGGCTGGAAGAGCATCAACGAGTCCGACATGATCCTGAAGCCCGACGCTTCGTCGGCCGTCATGGACCCCTTCGCGGCTCAGTCCCAGCTGATCATCAACTGCGACATCGTCGAGCCCGCCACCGGCCAGCTCTATGACCGCGATCCGCGCTCCATCGCCAAGCGCGCCGAGGCTTATGTGAAGTCCTCGGGCGTGGGCGACGCCACCTATTTCGGCCCCGAGGCCGAATTCTTCGTGTTCGATGACGTCAAGTACGAACTCGGCATGAACAAGGGCTATTACGAGCTGCGCTCGGAAGACGGCGTCGAGGCCCAGGGCCGCGACTTCGCCGAGGGCAATCTGGGCCACCGCCCGGGTGTCAAGGGCGGCTACTTCCCGGTTCCGCCGGTTGACGGTCACGTCGACATGCGCGCCGAGATGCTGACCGTGATGGGTGAGATGGGCCTGCCCATCGAGAAGCACCACCACGAAGTGGCCTCGTCGCAGCACGAACTGGGCATCAAGTTCGGCAGCCTGGTTCAGGCCGCCGACTGGATCCAGATCTACAAGTATGTGGTCCACAACGTCGCCGCCTCCTATGGCAAGACCGCGACCTTCATGCCCAAGCCCATCTATGGCGACAACGGCTCGGGCATGCATGTCCACCAGTCCATCTGGAAGGCTGGCAAGCCTCTGTTCGCCGGTTCGGGCTATGCCGATCTCTCGGACACCGCTCTGTACTACATCGGCGGCATCATCAAGCATGCCAAGGCCATCAACGCCTTCACCAACCCGCTGACCAACAGCTACAAGCGCCTGATCCCCGGCTTCGAAGCCCCGGTTCTGCTGGCCTACTCGGCCCGCAACCGTTCGGCCTCCTGCCGTATCCCCTACTCGGCCTCGCCGAAGGGCAAGCGCGTGGAAGTTCGTTTCCCCGACCCCGGCGCGAACCCCTACCTGGCCTTCTCGGCCATGCTGATGGCCGGTCTCGACGGTATCGCCAACAAGATCCACCCCGGCGATCCCATGGACAAGAACCTGTACGACCTGCCCCCCGAGGAACTGAAGCTGGTTCCGACCGTGTGTGGCAGCTTGCGCGAGGCTCTCGAGTCCCTGCGGGCCAACAGCGACTTCCTGTGCAAGGGCGACGTGTTCTCGAAGGAATTCATCGAGAGCTACATCGATCTCAAGTACGAAGAAGTCTACCGCTTCGAGCACACCCCGCATCCGGTCGAGTTCCAGATGTACTACTCGGTCTAA
- a CDS encoding P-II family nitrogen regulator has protein sequence MKKIEAIIKPFKLDEVKEALHEVGLQGLTVTEAKGFGRQKGHTELYRGAEYVVDFLPKVKIELVIEDNLVERAVEAIQQAAHTGRIGDGKIFISTVEEAIRIRTGERGSDAI, from the coding sequence ATGAAGAAGATCGAAGCCATCATCAAGCCCTTCAAGCTGGACGAGGTGAAGGAAGCCCTTCACGAAGTTGGTCTGCAGGGCCTTACCGTTACCGAAGCGAAGGGTTTCGGCCGGCAGAAGGGGCATACCGAGCTCTATCGCGGCGCCGAGTATGTGGTGGACTTCCTGCCCAAGGTGAAAATCGAACTGGTCATCGAGGATAATCTGGTGGAGCGTGCCGTCGAGGCCATCCAGCAGGCCGCCCATACGGGGCGCATCGGCGACGGCAAGATTTTCATCTCCACGGTGGAAGAAGCCATCCGCATCCGTACCGGCGAGCGCGGCAGCGACGCCATCTGA
- a CDS encoding aminotransferase, translating to MKPANTILSSFGTTIFETMSRLAQAHGAVNLGQGFPEGLEPADVVAKASEALVSGPNQYPSMMGTPDLRQAIARHEARFYGVELDPMAEVMVTSGATEALAACLFGLIEPGDEVVLIEPLYDSYLPIIRRAGGIAKLVRVEPPHWELPRQALAEAFSPKTKLMILNTPMNPSGKVWTADELAFLAGLLERFDAYCVCDEVYEHLVYDGRRHVPLMTLPGLRPRCLKVGSAGKIFSLTGWKVGWVIAAPEVLVPVAKAHQYLTFTTPPNLQAAVAWGLGKEDSYYDGLAAMLAERRDRLATGLRGVGFEVMEAGGSYFLTADFRPLGFDGDDAAFCRHITEKAGVTAIPVSAFYQGGDVGHFARFCFAKTESAIDEAITRLRRYFRG from the coding sequence TTGAAGCCCGCCAACACCATCTTGTCGTCCTTCGGCACCACCATCTTCGAGACCATGTCGCGTCTGGCCCAGGCCCATGGCGCGGTCAATCTGGGCCAGGGTTTCCCCGAGGGACTGGAACCCGCCGACGTCGTGGCCAAGGCGTCCGAGGCGCTTGTCAGCGGCCCCAACCAATATCCCTCCATGATGGGCACCCCCGATCTGCGCCAGGCCATCGCCCGCCACGAGGCCCGCTTTTACGGCGTGGAGTTGGACCCCATGGCCGAGGTGATGGTGACCTCCGGCGCCACCGAGGCCCTGGCCGCCTGCCTGTTCGGGCTGATCGAGCCGGGCGACGAGGTGGTGCTGATCGAACCGCTCTACGACAGCTATCTGCCCATCATCCGCCGCGCGGGCGGCATCGCGAAGCTGGTCCGTGTCGAGCCTCCCCATTGGGAATTGCCCAGGCAGGCCCTGGCGGAAGCCTTCTCGCCCAAGACCAAGCTGATGATCCTGAACACCCCCATGAACCCGTCGGGCAAGGTGTGGACCGCCGATGAACTGGCCTTCCTGGCCGGATTGCTGGAACGCTTCGACGCCTATTGTGTCTGCGACGAGGTTTACGAACATCTTGTCTATGACGGGCGGCGCCATGTGCCGCTGATGACCCTGCCCGGACTGCGGCCCCGCTGCCTGAAGGTGGGCTCGGCGGGCAAGATCTTCTCGCTGACCGGATGGAAGGTGGGCTGGGTGATCGCCGCGCCCGAGGTTCTGGTGCCGGTGGCCAAGGCTCATCAGTACCTGACCTTCACCACGCCGCCCAATCTGCAGGCGGCGGTGGCCTGGGGGCTGGGCAAGGAGGATTCCTATTATGACGGGCTGGCCGCCATGCTGGCCGAGCGGCGCGACCGGCTGGCCACAGGACTGCGAGGGGTGGGTTTCGAGGTGATGGAGGCAGGCGGCAGCTATTTCCTGACCGCCGATTTCCGTCCCCTGGGCTTTGACGGCGACGATGCCGCGTTCTGCCGCCACATTACCGAAAAGGCCGGGGTGACCGCCATTCCGGTCAGCGCCTTCTATCAAGGCGGCGATGTCGGCCACTTCGCCCGGTTCTGCTTCGCCAAGACGGAAAGCGCCATCGACGAAGCCATCACGCGGTTGAGGCGTTATTTCAGAGGATAG
- a CDS encoding tetratricopeptide repeat protein, whose translation MAKLDRMEEALAKARNGDFTKARTVSRDLGKVAPAHPGLMELAVAAHQAGDLPLALRFIDRAAVSGSADALYGRGVVLAALGRMDEARSALVKCLERHPRHELALTNLGGLEHLAGNLAQAESCYRSVLDFAPQSGLALHNLAGLFLAQGRSAEAEDFARRAVAVASGPDTVLRLADILVETGRHAEAAEMLRPTIDSYPEDGRLWRAAGRAAHALGRKMEALSAYRTALGLDSEDVEASQMISLLGGA comes from the coding sequence ATGGCGAAGCTTGATCGAATGGAAGAGGCGCTGGCCAAGGCGCGGAATGGCGATTTCACCAAGGCGCGGACCGTATCGCGCGATCTGGGCAAGGTGGCGCCCGCCCATCCGGGTCTGATGGAATTGGCCGTCGCCGCCCATCAGGCGGGGGATCTGCCTCTGGCCCTGAGATTCATCGACCGGGCGGCCGTCTCGGGTTCCGCCGATGCCCTTTACGGCCGGGGGGTGGTTCTGGCCGCTCTCGGGCGCATGGATGAGGCGCGCTCGGCCCTGGTCAAATGCCTGGAACGTCATCCCCGTCACGAACTGGCCCTGACCAATCTGGGCGGATTGGAGCATCTGGCCGGTAACCTGGCGCAAGCTGAAAGCTGCTATCGCTCCGTCCTCGACTTTGCCCCCCAATCCGGGCTGGCCCTGCATAATCTTGCCGGATTGTTCCTGGCCCAGGGACGTAGCGCCGAGGCCGAGGACTTTGCCCGGCGCGCCGTGGCGGTTGCGTCCGGTCCCGACACCGTGCTTCGCCTTGCCGATATTCTGGTGGAGACCGGGCGTCACGCCGAAGCGGCCGAGATGCTTCGCCCCACCATCGATTCCTATCCCGAAGACGGGCGCCTGTGGCGGGCGGCGGGGCGTGCTGCCCATGCCCTGGGCCGCAAGATGGAAGCCCTGTCAGCCTATCGCACGGCGCTCGGCCTCGATTCCGAGGATGTGGAGGCCAGCCAGATGATCAGCCTTCTTGGCGGTGCCTGA
- a CDS encoding flagellar biosynthesis regulator FlaF, with amino-acid sequence MNPYSNAAHAANIPQEGNPRETEAWALTEAARRMASASRGEPEGMRDALRLNWKLWTIFQADLIGKVEAGETTETVVNMLSLCQFVDFHTVAALTEPDAPKLEVLVNINRNIASGLRDSLAREAREAAEATGAIDPAAAAPAANPYAPAPGAAHTPISATA; translated from the coding sequence ATGAATCCTTACAGCAACGCAGCCCACGCCGCGAACATTCCGCAGGAAGGCAATCCGCGCGAAACGGAGGCCTGGGCACTGACCGAGGCGGCGCGGCGCATGGCGTCGGCATCTCGGGGCGAGCCCGAGGGCATGCGCGATGCATTGCGGCTTAACTGGAAGCTCTGGACCATTTTCCAGGCCGACCTGATCGGCAAGGTCGAGGCGGGTGAAACCACGGAGACCGTGGTCAATATGCTCAGCCTTTGCCAGTTCGTCGATTTCCATACGGTCGCCGCTTTGACCGAGCCCGACGCCCCCAAGCTCGAAGTGCTGGTCAATATCAACCGCAATATCGCCAGCGGTTTGCGTGATTCCCTGGCCCGTGAGGCCCGCGAGGCCGCCGAGGCGACCGGAGCCATCGACCCCGCCGCCGCCGCACCGGCCGCGAACCCCTATGCACCGGCGCCAGGCGCCGCTCATACGCCCATCAGCGCCACGGCCTGA
- a CDS encoding flagellar biosynthesis regulator FlaF, with the protein MTEEIGDLSSLPLPEQEALSLAEAAIALDRARSSKDRAAELVAALNHNLEVWVAIRSLARSPGSPLPPDLKANLIRLSEFVAHTTFTNGATIGDSSLNTLININMQLAEGLLEGQKNAGGATTG; encoded by the coding sequence ATGACCGAAGAAATCGGTGACCTCTCCTCCCTTCCCCTCCCCGAGCAGGAGGCCCTCAGCCTGGCGGAGGCTGCCATCGCCCTGGACCGGGCCCGCAGCAGCAAGGATCGGGCCGCCGAACTGGTGGCTGCGCTCAATCACAATCTCGAGGTCTGGGTGGCCATCCGCTCCCTGGCCCGGTCGCCGGGCAGCCCCCTGCCGCCCGATCTCAAGGCCAATCTGATCCGGCTCAGCGAATTCGTGGCGCACACCACCTTCACCAATGGCGCCACCATTGGGGATTCGTCGCTGAACACCCTGATCAACATCAATATGCAATTGGCCGAAGGGCTTCTGGAAGGCCAGAAGAACGCGGGCGGCGCCACCACGGGCTGA
- a CDS encoding glycosyltransferase family 9 protein, with product MAGDPFAEAFARIEAGDLAGAVAIYRAALDAGAKDPLLRMSLGQLLLLQGDYRRGLSLNEHRPQPPVPGPRWRGQPLKGETVLVVGEQGFGDNIQFVRYAEPLARRGARVVVGCQSGLGALLSTVPGVASTVEPGQEMAQPDLMVPMMSLPYAFGTTLQTIPAAIPYLTPDPAAVEAWRARLESYGGLKVGLVWGGNPEAGYDWRRSPGLAPYLSLLDVPGVTFFSLQKGPAAAALEGRAMPANFVDLGPELSDFSQTAAAMAGLDLIISSCTSPAHLAGALGRPVWVVLAAFPDWRWLLDRDDSPWYPTARLFRARQGEGWAPVLGTVRTELQALAG from the coding sequence TTGGCGGGCGATCCCTTCGCCGAGGCCTTCGCACGCATCGAGGCGGGTGATCTCGCCGGGGCTGTTGCCATCTATCGTGCCGCCCTGGACGCCGGAGCGAAGGATCCCCTGTTGCGCATGTCCCTGGGGCAGTTGCTGCTGCTGCAGGGCGATTACCGCCGCGGCCTGTCCCTCAATGAACACAGGCCTCAGCCGCCGGTTCCCGGCCCCCGTTGGCGGGGGCAGCCCCTGAAGGGCGAAACCGTACTGGTGGTGGGCGAGCAGGGATTCGGCGACAATATTCAGTTCGTCCGCTATGCCGAGCCCTTGGCCCGGCGTGGCGCCCGCGTGGTGGTGGGCTGCCAGTCGGGGCTTGGCGCTCTGCTGTCGACGGTGCCCGGTGTGGCCTCGACGGTGGAGCCGGGCCAAGAGATGGCGCAGCCGGACCTCATGGTGCCCATGATGTCGTTGCCCTATGCGTTCGGCACCACGCTGCAGACCATTCCAGCCGCCATCCCCTATCTGACCCCGGACCCAGCAGCGGTAGAGGCATGGCGGGCGCGGCTGGAATCCTATGGCGGGTTGAAGGTCGGGCTGGTCTGGGGCGGCAATCCCGAGGCCGGTTATGACTGGCGCCGCTCTCCCGGATTGGCCCCCTATCTTTCCTTGCTCGACGTGCCGGGCGTTACGTTCTTCAGCTTGCAGAAAGGCCCGGCCGCCGCCGCCCTGGAGGGGCGGGCCATGCCCGCTAACTTCGTCGATCTCGGGCCGGAACTGAGCGATTTCAGCCAGACCGCCGCCGCTATGGCGGGGCTGGATCTGATCATCTCGTCGTGTACGTCGCCCGCCCATTTGGCCGGTGCCTTGGGGCGTCCCGTCTGGGTGGTCCTGGCGGCATTTCCCGACTGGCGCTGGTTGCTGGACCGCGACGACAGCCCCTGGTATCCCACCGCCCGTCTGTTCCGGGCGCGGCAGGGGGAGGGGTGGGCACCGGTCCTGGGAACGGTGCGCACGGAGTTGCAGGCGCTTGCGGGCTGA
- a CDS encoding tetratricopeptide repeat protein: MTDEITADIQALSGMIENELSEEILEYCRRRLGEGSTNPYVFLAMGMISFYSGDPGLAIQLMERGLTHNPDCRELVDGLAAVCTRIGRLTDGLYYGKLAVCLKPRPDAAALLPNNMASYMEAIRNVNISHHATNAEAALQLGMLDEALLQAQKHLRVHSDDVDCMMVAARTLLALGRPSAASAMLRAALHHKPADPWLHALMGEALMGEVRHSAALAHQKLAWDLSEGDEKLRAHLAGTLVFQSDLCRPAANAIIDAYLAEREAPLRRVKADIDADTTLFGVMWDQVYDSPLIQCVAPVTRNIPNVVLYGLNPRQDHMSEVMRSAAMRPRQSTNIDDATLGRIVGGDKIGCLINLCAPADHARFPVFKGERVPLVVHWVTWPVCDRIPGAALVISDAETLEIDARNYGPDQVLEVSRLLAFDFPKSLGAEDEILDLPRNTRGFAMFGVHGDPARFNDASVALWSRVLCAVPGSRLLIGGRDTWEEELTDWALAAFAEYGVANRVHFQEPVEQAGMSAARAFNHMVDVVLDTVPVTGAAETATDLWMGVPVVTLRSDCRAGRVGASILRAAGCDQWIAGSEAEYVEKAATLAMDPRLGAIRAELRDRVLASSLATPETLGTEIAMKLDTILARRRARS; the protein is encoded by the coding sequence ATGACGGATGAAATCACCGCCGACATCCAGGCCCTGTCCGGGATGATCGAAAACGAGCTTTCCGAGGAAATTCTGGAATATTGCCGCCGGCGCCTGGGCGAGGGATCGACCAACCCCTACGTCTTCCTCGCCATGGGCATGATCTCCTTCTACAGCGGTGACCCTGGTCTGGCCATCCAGCTGATGGAGCGCGGGCTCACCCATAACCCCGATTGCCGCGAATTGGTCGATGGCCTGGCCGCCGTGTGCACCCGCATCGGCCGTCTGACCGATGGGCTTTATTACGGCAAGCTGGCGGTCTGCCTGAAGCCGCGTCCCGATGCCGCCGCCCTGCTGCCCAACAATATGGCGTCCTATATGGAGGCCATCCGCAACGTCAACATCTCCCACCACGCCACCAATGCCGAGGCGGCGTTGCAATTGGGCATGCTGGACGAGGCCCTGTTGCAGGCGCAAAAGCATCTGCGCGTCCACTCCGACGATGTGGATTGCATGATGGTGGCGGCGCGCACCCTGCTGGCCCTGGGCCGTCCGTCCGCGGCCTCGGCCATGCTGCGCGCCGCCCTGCATCACAAGCCCGCCGATCCCTGGCTGCACGCCCTGATGGGTGAGGCGCTGATGGGCGAGGTCCGTCACTCGGCGGCGCTCGCCCACCAGAAGCTGGCCTGGGATTTGTCGGAAGGCGACGAGAAATTGCGCGCTCATCTGGCCGGAACTCTGGTCTTCCAGTCGGATCTTTGCCGCCCGGCGGCAAACGCCATCATCGATGCCTATCTTGCCGAGCGCGAAGCGCCGCTGCGCCGGGTCAAGGCCGATATCGACGCCGACACCACCTTGTTCGGAGTGATGTGGGATCAGGTCTATGACAGTCCTTTGATCCAGTGCGTGGCGCCGGTGACCCGAAATATTCCCAATGTGGTGCTTTACGGCCTCAACCCCCGTCAGGACCATATGAGCGAGGTGATGCGCTCCGCCGCCATGCGCCCGCGGCAAAGCACCAATATCGATGATGCCACCCTGGGGCGCATCGTGGGCGGCGACAAGATCGGCTGTCTGATCAATCTTTGCGCCCCCGCCGATCACGCCCGTTTCCCGGTCTTCAAAGGTGAGCGCGTTCCTCTGGTGGTGCATTGGGTGACCTGGCCCGTATGCGATCGCATTCCGGGTGCCGCATTGGTCATTTCCGATGCCGAGACCCTGGAGATCGACGCCAGGAATTACGGCCCGGATCAGGTCCTCGAGGTGAGCCGTCTGCTGGCCTTCGACTTCCCCAAGAGCCTGGGGGCCGAAGATGAGATCCTTGATCTGCCGCGCAATACCCGTGGTTTTGCAATGTTCGGCGTGCATGGTGATCCCGCACGCTTCAACGATGCGTCCGTCGCCTTGTGGTCGCGGGTTCTGTGCGCCGTTCCCGGATCGCGTCTGCTGATCGGCGGCCGCGATACATGGGAAGAGGAACTGACCGACTGGGCCCTGGCGGCTTTCGCCGAATATGGCGTGGCCAACCGGGTCCATTTCCAGGAGCCGGTGGAGCAGGCCGGGATGTCCGCGGCCCGTGCCTTCAATCACATGGTCGATGTGGTCCTCGATACCGTGCCCGTGACCGGTGCCGCTGAGACCGCCACCGATTTGTGGATGGGGGTGCCGGTGGTGACCTTGCGTTCCGATTGCCGGGCCGGGCGGGTGGGGGCCTCGATCCTGCGCGCCGCAGGCTGCGACCAATGGATCGCTGGCAGCGAAGCCGAATATGTGGAGAAGGCCGCCACTCTGGCCATGGATCCCAGGCTTGGGGCCATTCGGGCCGAGTTGCGGGACCGGGTTCTGGCCTCGTCTCTGGCTACTCCCGAAACCTTGGGAACGGAGATCGCCATGAAGCTCGACACCATCCTCGCCAGACGACGGGCAAGGTCCTAA
- a CDS encoding flagellin glycosyltransferase Maf — MSIEAGVDKDLISANLKAFHTWAPQLAAQLSSHTPQSKLVRNVDGDWDVEFRGEFLYGPGGRQRSEGTAKALALAPESRVNMAPLSSRNVDLVTNRFLNRILKRGTEAGLEFLHYPSEPKAFHLVSFGLGLGYHIPLLLEQVEPISVCIVEPNLDFLYHSLAVMDWEPILERTAQGQQHVTILVSDQPGDIARRVRAHLRFSSPIMVDWTRYQMAYQSPILNAAITEFYRDAQLIGMGLGFFHDEMEMVRASYMNLREGYYRVFKQSPFPMPTPVFIVGSGPSLDDDIEVIKAYKDRAVIISCGTAARVLMANGIKPDFQMLLENGAAPYRALKAVDDEFGYGDTVLIASNTVDPRVKEMFKTPVFYFRNSLSSYTIFSPGDPHTLDESGPTVTNTGLAAALAMGFRELYLFGVDLGTKSQGRHHSKDSLYRHDDDQKDGMDGAMNFDTVFDQVDVANFGGLAHTEAIMLWTRDALARAIGRYRPAVEVFNCSDGLLIENTRPMSSASIKLTSTPETKARDLAKAWERCLLPSQEGHFEERWGRADWPETIKALLDRVQGVLDDCDRDLNKMMLHLGNVLIAEIDGKPSAAQYFIRGTLLMSAMCLAFYARRVTPPDRTDEFWTIIEEEFTDILRVLAIQTDWFFENIEVFESDEELFEKVTEWRYDG; from the coding sequence ATGAGTATCGAAGCTGGGGTGGATAAAGATCTGATCTCCGCCAATCTGAAGGCCTTTCATACATGGGCGCCGCAATTGGCGGCCCAACTCAGTAGCCATACGCCGCAAAGCAAGCTGGTGCGCAATGTGGACGGCGATTGGGACGTGGAGTTCCGCGGCGAGTTTCTCTATGGGCCAGGCGGACGCCAGCGGTCCGAAGGGACGGCCAAGGCCCTGGCCCTGGCGCCTGAATCCCGCGTCAACATGGCGCCGCTGTCCAGCCGTAACGTCGATCTTGTCACCAACCGCTTTCTCAACCGCATTCTCAAACGCGGGACCGAAGCCGGTCTTGAATTCCTGCACTACCCTTCCGAACCAAAGGCCTTCCATCTGGTCAGCTTCGGTCTGGGCCTGGGCTATCACATCCCGCTGCTGCTCGAGCAGGTGGAGCCCATCTCGGTCTGCATCGTCGAGCCCAATCTGGATTTTCTCTATCATTCCCTGGCGGTGATGGATTGGGAGCCGATCCTGGAACGCACGGCCCAGGGGCAGCAGCACGTCACTATCCTGGTCTCTGACCAACCGGGCGACATCGCCCGCAGGGTACGGGCGCATCTCCGCTTCTCCAGCCCCATCATGGTGGACTGGACCCGCTATCAGATGGCCTATCAAAGCCCGATCCTGAACGCGGCCATCACCGAATTCTACCGTGATGCCCAGCTGATCGGCATGGGACTGGGCTTTTTCCATGACGAGATGGAAATGGTGCGGGCGTCCTATATGAATCTCCGGGAAGGGTATTACCGGGTCTTCAAGCAGAGTCCCTTTCCCATGCCGACGCCGGTCTTCATCGTCGGTTCCGGGCCCTCGCTCGATGACGATATCGAGGTGATCAAGGCCTATAAGGACCGCGCGGTGATCATTTCATGCGGCACGGCGGCCCGCGTCCTGATGGCCAACGGAATCAAACCCGATTTCCAGATGCTGCTGGAAAATGGGGCGGCCCCCTACCGGGCACTCAAGGCGGTGGATGACGAATTCGGCTATGGCGATACGGTCCTGATCGCCTCCAACACGGTCGATCCCCGCGTCAAGGAGATGTTCAAGACCCCGGTTTTCTATTTCCGCAACTCACTCAGCTCCTACACCATCTTCAGCCCCGGCGATCCCCATACCTTGGACGAATCGGGTCCCACCGTGACCAATACCGGTCTGGCGGCGGCCCTGGCCATGGGGTTCCGCGAGCTTTACCTGTTCGGCGTGGATCTGGGTACCAAGAGCCAGGGGCGTCACCATTCCAAGGATTCTCTGTACCGTCACGATGACGATCAGAAGGATGGCATGGATGGAGCCATGAATTTCGACACCGTCTTCGATCAGGTGGACGTGGCCAATTTCGGCGGACTCGCCCATACCGAGGCCATCATGCTGTGGACCCGTGACGCGTTGGCCCGCGCCATCGGCCGCTATCGCCCGGCGGTCGAGGTGTTCAATTGCAGCGATGGTCTGCTGATCGAGAATACGCGGCCCATGAGTTCGGCCTCCATTAAGCTGACCTCCACGCCGGAGACCAAGGCCCGCGATCTGGCCAAGGCCTGGGAGCGTTGTCTGCTTCCCTCCCAGGAGGGGCATTTCGAGGAACGCTGGGGGCGGGCCGATTGGCCCGAGACCATCAAGGCCCTGCTGGACAGAGTTCAGGGCGTACTCGACGATTGCGACCGCGACCTCAACAAGATGATGCTGCATCTGGGCAATGTGCTGATCGCCGAGATCGACGGCAAGCCCAGCGCCGCCCAGTATTTCATTCGCGGCACCTTGCTGATGTCGGCCATGTGCCTGGCCTTTTACGCCAGGCGGGTGACGCCGCCGGACCGCACGGACGAATTCTGGACCATCATCGAGGAGGAATTCACCGATATCCTCCGGGTTCTGGCCATTCAGACCGATTGGTTCTTTGAAAACATCGAAGTCTTCGAATCCGACGAGGAGCTGTTCGAGAAGGTGACGGAGTGGCGTTATGACGGATGA